The following proteins are co-located in the Castanea sativa cultivar Marrone di Chiusa Pesio chromosome 8, ASM4071231v1 genome:
- the LOC142607442 gene encoding 5-methyltetrahydropteroyltriglutamate--homocysteine methyltransferase-like produces MNQVSPHRVVQLISLRVISKPSLSLSFSLSAKRPSFLRFSLLTRAMASHIVGYPRMGPKRELKFALESFWDKKSSAEDLKKVAADLRASIWKQMADTGIKHIPSNTFSYYDQVLDTTAMLGAVPPRYGWSGGEIGFDVYFSMARGNASVPAMEMTKWFDTNYHYIVPELGPEVKFSYASHKAVEEFKEAKALGVDTVPVLVGPVSYLLLSKPAKGVEKSFSLLSLIDKILPVYKEVVAELKAAGATWIQFDEPTLVLDLDAHQLEAFTHAYSALESSLAGLHVVIETYFADIPVAAYKTLTSLKGVAGYGFDLVRGTQTLDLIKGGFPSGKYLFAGVVDGRNIWANDLAASLSTLKALEGIVGKDKIVVSTSCSLLHTAVDLVNETKLDKEIKSWLAFAAQKIVEVNALAKALSGHKDEEFFSANAAAQASRKSSPRVTNEAVQKAAAALKSSEHRRATNVSARLDAQQKKLNLPSLPTTTIGSFPQTLELRRVRREYKAKKVSEEEYVKAIKEEINKVVKLQEELDIDVLVHGEPERNDMVEYFGEQLSGFAFTVNGWVQSYGSRCVKPPIIYGDVSRPKPMTVFWSSIAQSFTKRPMKGMLTGPVTILNWSFVRNDQPRSETCYQIALAIKDEVEDLEKAGITVIQIDEAALREGLPLRKSDQAFYLNWAVHSFRITNCGVHDTTQIHTHMCYSHFNDIIHSIIDMDADVITIENSRSDEKLLSVFRDGVKYGAGIGPGVYDIHSPRIPSTEEIADRINKMLAVLESNILWVNPDCGLKTRKYSEVKPALSNMVAAAKLLRTQLASAK; encoded by the exons ATGAACCAAGTCTCTCCACACAGAGTTGTGCAGCTCATATCTCTCAGAGTTATCTCAAagccttctctctctctgtctttctcTTTATCTGCCAAACGTCCCTCGTTCCTTcgtttctctctcctcactag AGCTATGGCATCCCACATTGTCGGTTATCCCCGTATGGGACCCAAAAGAGAGCTCAAGTTTGCCTTGGAATCCTTTTGGGACAAAAAGAGCAGTGCTGAGGATTTAAAAAAAGTGGCTGCGGATCTTAGGGCTTCCATCTGGAAGCAGATGGCTGATACTGGAATCAAGCACATTCCTAGCAACACTTTCTCATACTATgatcaagtgttagacactaCAGCCATGCTTGGGGCGGTTCCCCCTAGATATGGTTGGAGTGGTGGTGAGATTGGCTTCGATGTCTATTTCTCCATGGCTAGAGGGAATGCTTCTGTACCTGCCATGGAAATGACCAAGTGGTTTGACACCAACTA CCATTACATTGTCCCTGAATTGGGCCCAGAGGTTAAGTTTTCTTACGCATCTCACAAGGCCGTAGAAGAATTCAAGGAGGCTAAAGCT CTTGGAGTTGATACCGTTCCAGTCCTTGTAGGCCCTGTCTCCTACTTGTTGCTGTCGAAACCAGCAAAGGGTGTGGAGAAatccttttctcttctctccttAATTGACAAGATTCTTCCAGTCTACAA GGAGGTTGTGGCTGAATTAAAGGCAGCTGGTGCTACTTGGATCCAGTTTGATGAGCCCACTCTTGTTTTGGATCTTGATGCTCATCAATTAGAAGCCTTTACTCATGCCTATTCTGCACTAGAGTCATCTTTAGCTGGATTACATGTTGTGATCGAGACATACTTTGCTGATATTCCTGTTGCTGCATACAAGACTCTCACCTCATTGAAGGGTGTAGCTGGGTATGGTTTTGACCTGGTTCGTGGAACACAAACACTTGACTTGATCAAGGGTGGATTTCCTTCAGGGAAATATCTCTTTGCTGGAGTTGTTGATGGAAGGAATATATGGGCCAACGATCTTGCAGCTTCCCTCAGTACTCTGAAGGCTCTTGAGGGCATTGTTGGTAAAG ACAAGATTGTGGTCTCAACGTCCTGCTCTCTTCTTCACACTGCGGTTGATTTAGTGAATGAGACTAAGTTGGATAAAGAGATTAAGTCATGGCTTGCATTTGCGGCACAGAAAATTGTTGAAGTAAATGCCTTGGCCAAGGCATTGTCTGGACACAAGGATGAG GAATTCTTCTCTGCTAATGCTGCAGCTCAGGCTTCAAGAAAATCCTCCCCAAGGGTTACAAATGAGGCTGTCCAAAAGGCT GCTGCTGCTTTGAAGAGTTCTGAACACCGCCGGGCAACAAATGTGAGCGCCAGGCTGGATGCTCAGCAGAAGAAGTTGAATCTTCCAAGTCTTCCTACAACAACAATTGGATCTTTCCCACAGACATTGGAACTTAGAAGAGTCCGCCGTGAGTACAAGGCTAAGAA GGTCTCCGAGGAAGAATatgtgaaggctatcaaggaggAAATTAACAAAGTGGTCAAGCTGCAGGAAGAGCTTGACATTGATGTTTTGGTACATGGAGAACCAGAG AGGAACGACATGGTTGAGTACTTTGGAGAGCAGTTGTCTGGATTTGCCTTCACTGTTAATGGGTGGGTCCAATCTTATGGGTCCCGTTGTGTGAAGCCACCAATTATCTATGGTGATGTGAGCCGCCCCAAGCCCATGACCGTCTTTTGGTCTTCAATAGCTCAAAGTTTTACCAAACGGCCCATGAAGGGAATGCTGACTGGCCCTGTTACCATTCTGAACTGGTCATTTGTGAGAAATGATCAGCCCAG ATCTGAGACCTGCTATCAGATTGCTTTGGCCATCAAGGATGAAGTTGAGGATCTTGAGAAAGCTGGAATTACTGTCATCCAGATTGATGAGGCTGCTCTGAGGGAAGGTTTGCCTCTTAGGAAGTCTGATCAGGCTTTCTATCTAAACTGGGCTGTTCACTCCTTCAGGATCACCAACTGTGGTGTTCATGACACAACACAG ATTCACACCCACATGTGCTACTCACATTTCAATGACATTATTCACTCGATCATAGACATGGATGCCGATGTTATCACCATTGAGAACTCCAGATCAGATGAAAAGCTTCTCTCAGTCTTCCGTGATGGAGTGAAATACGGTGCTGGCATTGGTCCCGGTGTGTATGACATCCACTCACCTAGGATCCCATCCACTGAAGAAATAGCTGACCGAATCAACAAGATGCTTGCGGTCCTGGAGAGCAACATTCTCTGGGTGAACCCTGATTGTGGTCTCAAGACACGCAAATATTCCGAAGTTAAGCCTGCTCTTAGCAACATGGTTGCTGCTGCCAAACTCCTCCGCACTCAACTCGCAAGTGCTAAGTGA